In Ruania zhangjianzhongii, the following proteins share a genomic window:
- a CDS encoding ATP-grasp domain-containing protein produces MSSTKAWLRARIRPIAVRDRTIAEQKSTLTKLRGERERYRQQIETLTQDLEHTRTAHHLEQERQRERANGTPSFQHLLHSLRQQANISVRYDGSAQTPLMQIPYKLRNYRLAQSHGIAVPEILAVWESAAAVRDLGHLPAQFVLKSDGGAGSSGVFLLERTGTDGYTMLGTTSTFSEHELTSHLASLDSRRVRPPFFVEAFLNTGPSTGPIPEDVKIYASHGRILQVMLRRVGKHGAPSTIRTRFVDAEGEDLGSVALDRTGDDTIPLPQWLPEMVATARHLSRAIGVPFCRVDLYDGVDGPILGEITRAPGGTQRYSEDHDRWMGEQWLRGAVDLGRDLAGGRPYGVLHGDHPATNFYPAGHLSQAADPGPWQQQVVHCGRWC; encoded by the coding sequence ATGAGTTCCACGAAAGCTTGGCTGCGCGCCCGCATCCGGCCGATCGCTGTTCGCGACCGAACCATCGCAGAACAGAAGTCGACCCTCACCAAGCTCCGCGGCGAACGAGAGCGGTACCGGCAGCAGATCGAGACGCTCACCCAGGACCTTGAACACACCCGGACGGCTCACCACCTGGAGCAGGAGCGCCAACGGGAGCGGGCCAATGGCACCCCCTCTTTCCAGCACCTGCTGCACTCCCTCCGGCAACAGGCGAACATCTCCGTGCGGTACGACGGATCAGCACAGACGCCGCTGATGCAGATCCCCTACAAGCTGCGGAACTATCGGCTCGCCCAGTCGCACGGCATTGCGGTGCCGGAGATCCTTGCCGTGTGGGAGTCGGCCGCCGCCGTCCGCGACCTCGGTCACCTTCCTGCGCAATTCGTCCTCAAGTCGGACGGCGGAGCAGGCTCGTCCGGGGTGTTCCTGCTCGAACGAACCGGCACGGACGGGTACACCATGCTCGGCACGACTAGCACCTTCAGCGAGCACGAACTCACCTCGCATCTGGCCAGCCTGGATTCTCGTCGCGTGCGGCCTCCCTTCTTCGTCGAGGCCTTCTTGAATACCGGCCCGTCGACCGGCCCGATCCCGGAGGACGTGAAGATCTACGCGAGCCACGGGCGCATCCTGCAGGTCATGCTCCGCCGCGTCGGCAAGCACGGGGCACCGAGCACGATCCGCACCAGGTTCGTCGACGCCGAGGGAGAGGACCTCGGGTCGGTGGCGCTGGACCGCACCGGCGACGACACGATCCCCCTCCCCCAGTGGCTGCCCGAGATGGTCGCTACCGCCCGGCACTTGTCCCGCGCGATCGGCGTCCCGTTCTGCCGGGTCGACCTCTACGACGGTGTCGACGGCCCGATCCTCGGCGAGATCACCCGAGCTCCCGGCGGTACGCAGCGCTACAGCGAAGACCACGACCGATGGATGGGCGAGCAGTGGCTGCGCGGCGCGGTCGATCTTGGTCGAGACCTGGCGGGCGGCCGGCCCTACGGCGTCCTGCACGGCGACCATCCAGCCACAAACTTCTATCCGGCGGGCCACCTCTCGCAGGCGGCTGATCCCGGTCCGTGGCAGCAGCAGGTGGTCCACTGCGGCCGGTGGTGCTGA
- a CDS encoding DUF3499 domain-containing protein has product MRATRGCTRSACQEAAVATLTYVYSDQTAVLGPLATHAEPHTYDLCVQHAERLTVPRGWDVVRLATEFEPAPPSPDDLLALADAVREASRTPPPTAVPAARGDFPGPAAPVTAPRPTPEVGRRGHLRVIRGDGE; this is encoded by the coding sequence GTGAGAGCGACTCGAGGCTGCACCCGATCCGCGTGCCAGGAAGCTGCCGTGGCGACGCTCACCTATGTCTACTCCGACCAGACAGCGGTGCTCGGGCCACTGGCCACCCACGCGGAACCGCACACCTACGACCTGTGCGTGCAGCACGCGGAGCGGCTCACTGTGCCCCGGGGCTGGGATGTGGTGCGCCTGGCCACCGAGTTCGAGCCGGCACCGCCGAGCCCGGATGACCTGCTCGCCCTCGCCGACGCCGTGCGGGAGGCCTCCCGCACACCGCCGCCTACTGCAGTACCCGCAGCGCGTGGAGACTTTCCAGGGCCGGCGGCTCCGGTCACCGCGCCACGCCCGACCCCGGAGGTGGGCCGACGCGGGCACCTGCGGGTGATCCGCGGCGACGGGGAGTAG